gaggcggagctcttagctcttcttcacgggttgactttggctatgcagttctcatTGCAtgtttgggtcgagatggatgcggcagcagtggtcgcggtgttcacttcaggacgcggaggagcagcggaggtgagacatcacatggctagCATTCACACTTTGCTCGCACAGACGCAGtttatgttctctcacatctatcgagagggcaaccggccagccgattttttggcaggtagggggtccagacccctgccatcatcttctttgatgcggattcagcgcctcggtatttgaagtcgctcgtcaggatggaccagttgggctatccgaacttcagatttagatatcgagatggatgactacttcacatggttcgtggttttgatttatggttttttgttttcctttggaGTTGGCCAGTTTTTGGCCATTATCATTGTTGCTATTTTGgtgtatagctttgttatgtttgttttctcgttacttagatggttagtacccggtctgtggggataccatagtagctttgttagctcttgtgatttgtatctttcgtgcggaccgagtcacttttgggcttgaatgatgtatgttcttttggcgatttttgatatatacaggttgggggtccgccttaatccctcgccgtgatggtgtttgaggaaaaaaaaaacatagatatGATATTATTCATTTGTGATACGCATCATATATTCTTCAGTTAAAGATGAAAACATTGCATATGTTGGATTTATTAAATGTTATCAAAATTTTAGgtgattaaaattttcttctTGCGCTGAGTTAAATAAATTCTTATAACTTATCCATGCACCTGAATTTATTAATCGACGTAAGCCATATTAAATAAGCAATGCGAACAGTTACTATTTGTTGATGCATAcagatttaaatttttttaaaatataggCGAATTGGCTTTTAAACAAATATGCACATtgactttttaaaaaatacaacccccaaaaaaattggatttaaaaaagatatattttattatgaaacaCATGCaatcaatattttaattttttttttcttaaatatttaaaaatcagaataaatacataattcataattttttttaaaaatcggataATTCGGGTATACCCGACCGGGTATCGGGTAACCAGATATCCGATAATCCAAAAATCCACTACCCGATCCCGATCCGAAACCTAAAAAATCGGGTTtcgggtatccaattacccgacttttttcgggtttggatatcgggtatccaatacccgatatccattttgacaggcCTACTCATGAGGGAGTCTATTAGTTtaagtttattattttatatttttattattaatttgcaTATGTATGATGTCAtagtaataattatataattgtaaatatttataataatttaattttgttaaaattctaaaataaatttaatattaaacaCCAAATTATATTCACcaatttttttacttatttcagTTCAGAGgaaaaattatgatatattcaGATTTTTGGGCCTCGTTTGCTCAAGAAGTCCAATTCTAAAATATGatactgaaaaataaatattcctTCATAGCATGGGCTCTTTTAAAAGCCCAAATTCCTAACACACTAATTAAAACGATTTTACAATAAATAGTAGAAGAACTAGTTACATCTATAATTAGCAATTTTACTGACTTTATAAATTATGTGGAAAGTTTAGTCTATCATCATTAACGCGTGTCACATTTTTTTACAATCAATGAGCTGTCAATGTTGTTATGTTGAATGAAAGAATCATATTATTACTCCACAAAGCATTTTACTTTGAAAACCATAATCTATCATCTatcatataataaaaataatactccctatTATCGTTTTCTTTGGGCCATTGTATAATCACTTCATCCATTTTCCCCCCTTAATTCTCATTCATTTTTCCCCCCACGTCATATATATTCGGATCATATTTATCTTGTGAAAACCATTATAAATAGTCATTCTACATATATTTTGTATCACCAATTGAGTTTGACTAATTAATGAATTAGTtagctaaataaataaatatattaagatATTATAAAGTATGAATCATTaatcaaaaaaattacaataagcTTTCTTAGACCATGTTTATCGGCACTTTGTGGTCGACCGCCACGTCAgaaacttaattaaaaaaaaaataaatgcaataCATGGTCTCCCTATCTCCTCGACCCAAGTCCTCCTCTCTCCTCAAACAGACCTTCGGTCTCTCTTCTCATTTCACCACTCAGCCAATGAGATTGTGCCAAATGTCACAATTTCATTGgctgatattattatttttaataattaatatatctttaatatattatattaaaaaattataaaatttataccaaaattcataatttttctttctctataaatagagaccacatttgctatagttttgcaCACAAAAAAATAGCATCTTTTCTCCTCCTATAATCCTTATTGTTTAATAGAAAtaatgtaaaaataaatatataatagtgtggttgggtggtcattgataaaccatgaaaatatgtgtagttgggttggatgaatattaatgatgtggaagatgatgtggaggagatagaaatgaattaaatattaaaaaagtgGATGGCTGAGTTGGGTTGAGGGTTGCTGATAAACATGGTCTTAAGGAGTTATTAACTAACAATATAATGAAATAATAGTAGATCAAAGTAGAGTGTGTTAGTAGAAAATGAGTCTTACCtctaaaaaggaaagtttctATATTAAGGGAACATACCATAAATGAAAGAGTTTCTTTTTTTAGAGGACGAAGTGAGtgtataaaagtatgactcacatttcataattctttccattcacttttcacTACATTTTTAAAAACTCGTGACAAGTCAAATGGTGTTAATTAATAAGGAACATAGGACAAGTTAAATGGTGTATAAATATGTCATGAACCAAAACTAAGAATCTTACAATCTATGTATCGTTGTTAACATATCTCAGAACTAAAGGCATTGGCTCTTTATCGATATGCATCACACGCTTCATCAATCAAAAGCAAGAACTTATGATTTTTAATGTTAGTCCAAATAATTTTTGTGATTCTAAATAACACAATAatttgcaatttcttttaatatGAGATTAATAATCTAATTATTACTACTAgcgttttttttaatgtcaCTGCGACTACATCAAATCTATACTCACCACATCAATCTACTACCTCTATATAGTACTAGTTGAATAGGCTATTGAATTATTCATGACTTATACTTCCCCTCCCATAAAAGATGACATATTTGGATGATGAAATGAGATTTTAGtaaatgttattttttatttgttaaatggagagagaaaataatatacttatactaatgagagagaagtttttgtaaataagaaaatgtgatactcctattttttataagacaaactaaaaaggaaaatgtgataTCTAAGACGGATGGAATATTACAGAATTTTACATTTTTGTTAGGTCACTGTCACTTCATGAATCAATATAAAATATTGTCATTACACATAGTAAAGAATGTAGTAATACTTATTATATCCTTCAATAAaggcaatttttttaaaaattgcctCACACAACTTAAACCCAGCATAGCTTAAATTTTTTACTGAAATAAACcgaaaaaattaatcaatactCCATTTGCAATAATTTCAAGATCTAAAAACAAGATTTTCGAGTGTCTCTATTAATTTCAtcacaacattttttttattttatcgaaAAGATAATGCTGTAGTCTCTGCAGATGAAACGAACCTATTGAATACCAAACCAAGGAGTAATAAAAACAGAGCCTTTTCAACAATTTCTGTCAGATTCGAAACTACCAAAATCCCATTACAATCGCAGGAAGATAAACGAAGAATTAATAAAGACAAATTGCAATAGATACGTCATGTCCTTCCTATCCTCTTTTCAATTGAAGCAATTCTCTCGATTCACtcataaattttatatatataacataTTAGATCGTGCCGAGCCCATTTTGTTGATAATCAAACGTCAATTTTAGCACGACGTCGTTTTCTGAACGGATCCTCTGCCCACAGCGTAATTTGATTAATAGTTTTTATCTGCTCACGCCTTGATTCGTTTAAGCTTCAGCTGCCTTTCCGTATAAGAAATAAAGATTTACTAGTTTGAGTTTCTTCAAACCCCTTTTCCCATCTCGAGTGGGTGGGATTTAAATTGATTTGAGGGCGACCCTTTTGAGGATTTATCAAGAGGGGCCGTCAAAGATTCAATCTTGATTTGTGGGTCCTTCCCGACCTTGGCGAATTTGGTATTGGAGAGTTCAAATTCGAGGTATTGGCTTTTGATTCTTTGCTGTAATCTCTGTTTTGTCAAGTAATTTCTTGATTAACTGTGTTATTCAGTACATCTAGGGTTAGTTCTAATTTGGTTATTGATGTTTAGATTGGGCTTTAGGGTGAAAATGGATATCAGTAATGAGGCTAGGGTTGATTCATTCTCAATTGGGCCGTCTACGCTTTTTGGCCGGACCGTTGCTTTTAGGGTGTTGTTCTGCAATTCCATGTCACATTTGAGGCATCAGATATTTGGGGTGTTGTTGATGTACATTTACAAGTTCAAGAATTGTTTGAGGGACTACTTGTCCCCTGTGATCTCGTGGCTGCATCCGAGGAACCCGCAAGGGATTCTCGTGATGGTGACAATGATCGCCTTCTTGTTGAAGCGCTACACGAATGTTAAGATGAGGGCGGAGATGGCTTATAAGAGGAAGTTTTGGAGGAATATGATGAGGGGTGCGAATAACTATGATGAGTGGGCTCATGCTGCTAAAATGATCGATAAAGAGACTCTTAAGATGAATGAGTCTGATCTCTATGACGAGGAGCTTGTGAGGAATAAGCTTCAAGAGCTTCGCCATCGTCGCCAGGAGGGCTCGCTTAGGGATATTATATTCTGTATGAGGGCTGACTTGGTTAGGAATCTTGGCAATATGTGCAATCCAGAGCTCCACAAGGGGAGGCTGCACGTGCCGAAACTCATAAAGGAGTACATAGATGAGGTCACGACACAGTTGAGAATGGTGTGCGACTCTGATTCCGAGGAGCTTCTGTTGGAGGAGAAGCTCGCCTTTATGCATGAAACGAGGCATGCCTTTGGTAGGACAGCTTTGCTTTTAAGTGGAGGCGCTTCATTGGGAGCTTTTCATGTTGGGGTAGTAAAAACATTGGTAGAACATAAGCTTTTGCCGCGGATAATTGCTGGTTCTAGTGTGGGGTCCATAATGTGCTCTGTTGTTGCAACTAGGTCCTGGCCTGAGCTACAGAGTTTCTTTGAGGATTCCTGGCATTCGATTCAGTTTTTCGACCAGATGGGTGGGATTTTCACCGTTTTCAAGAGGGTCATGACGCAGGGTGCGGTTCATGAGATCAGACAGTTGCAGGTGATGTTGAGGCACCTTACAAATAATCTAACTTTCCAGGAAGCTTACGATATGACCGGTCGCATCTTAGGGATCACGGTTTGTTCCCCGAGGAAGCACGAACCTCCGAGATGCCTCAATTACCTGACTTCACCTCATGTGGTCATTTGGAGTGCCGTGACTGCTTCTTGTGCCTTTCCTGGTCTTTTTGAGGCTCAAGAGCTTATGGCAAAGGATAGAATCGGGGACATTGTGCCTTTTCACCCTCCGTTTCAGCTGGGCCGTGAAGAGGCTTCAGACACGTCTTCACGTCGTTGGAGAGATGGTAGCTTGGAGATTGATTTGCCAATGATGCAGTTGAAAGAACTTTTCAATGTAAATCATTTCATAGTGAGCCAGGCAAACCCTCATATTGTACCTTTATTGAGGCTCAAGGAGCTTGTTCGAGCATATGGAGGCAACTTTGCTGCAAAGGTATCCCTTGATCTCAAAAGTTATGCCGTATTCTACTGCTTATGATCTCACATTTTGCAATTAGCTGACATGGTTACCTTGTACATGTCACTTGGTGTAACATAATTTAAGTTGTCCCCACTTCAGAGCTTTCAGTTTAATCAGGCCACATTGTCGATCTTCATAGGTATAGAGATAGCTTTATGTTACAAAAAACTGTATACATTAACTATTAAGACAAACAGAGGTATAGCATGGATAAAAAGATGTGTTTTTTAATCTGAATTAGTCTTCTCTTTATAAATTTATGAATATGCTGCAGTCTTTATTCTGTGATTGATTGTATTTGCCAATACTGGCAAAGGTGTATCCTGTTCAAGCTTTCTTTGAAAACTCGAGGAATCTGCTGCATTTTGAATCTTCCTCTCAGCTCGTTACAAAAGATAGTTAACCTGTTTCTTTCTTGTTTGCATGATGATGAACTAAAAGCCATTAATAAGCTCAATTTCGTGTAACGGCTCTCGATTCTCCCCcccctttttttatttctttatataCATGAATGGTTTATAGCTACTCACGATGCAGCTTGCTCATCTAGCTGAGATGGAGGTAAAACACCGATGCAACCAAATATTGGAACTTGGTTTTCCATTGGGGGGACTTGCCAAGCTCTTTGCTCAAGATTGGGAGGGTGATGTCACTGTCGTGATGCCTGCTACTTTAGCACAGGTACAGTCGATTATGAAATATCGTTTGCTTCGGTAATAGTCATGCTTTTGTGGATACAATGCTTTGGTAATAGTCATGCTTTTGTGGGTACAAAGCAAAAGGAATGCTTTCAGATAAGCAGACAAATGTTCTTTAACCAAAATCGAATCTTGATAGGACCCGATGATCTTTCTATCGTCTTCTGGCTTTTGTCGCTTTCAATAGTCTCGTTTCCGTTTCCGTTTCTGAGTAGAACTGGTTGCTGAAGTTATGCTTTCTGTTTTTGTGATTTCAGCTATCAAAGATAATACAGAATCCATCATATGTAGAGCTTCAGAAATCAGCAAACCAAGGCAGGAGATGCACTTGGGAGAAGCTGTCGACTATAAAGGCGAATTGTGGGATAGAACTCGCCCTAGACGAGTGTGTCGCGATTCTCAACCACATGCGTAGATTGAAGAGGAGCGCAGAGAGGGCTGCGGCGGCAGCTTCTTCTCACAGTTTGCCTCTTCCCGCCACAGTGAGGTTCAACGCGTCGAAGAGGATTCCTTCTTGGAATGTCATTGCTCGAGAGAACTCGACTGGGTCTCTGGAGGAAGACCTACTCGCAGAGGCCGCATCCTCTCTTCACCAGGGCGCGGGCAGCTCGGCCGGGCAAGCCTCGAGGAATCTGCGGAGTTACCGGTACATGCACGACGGGAGCGACAGCGAGTCCGAGACTGCTGATCTGAATTCTTGGACGAGATCGGGTGGCCCGCTGATGAGGACTACTTCAGCCGATCAGTTCGTCGATTTCGTACAGAATCTTGAGATCGACACCAGAATGAACAGAGGCGCGATGGGACACATGAGCAGTGCCGTGATCCAGCCAGCGGTGCGTGATCAGGTGCATCACGGCCTGAGGGTCACGACACCGGATAGGACATCGTCGGACACGGAGTACGATCAGAATGGCAGCCGGACACCGACTCCGGTAGGGAGTTCAAGCATCATGGTGGCGGAAGGTGATCTTCTGCAGCCCGAACGAATCCAGAACGGTATAGTGTTCAACGTCGTGAGGAAGGAGGTGCTGACCCCGTCAAGCAGGAGCATCGAGTCGCCCTCCGAGCAAAACAGCTCCACTCACGAGTCGGTCGCTGAGTGCGTGCAGCTCGACTGCCCGGAGAAGGAGATGGATGCCACCTCCATCTCCGAGAGTGGAGACGACGTGAGGGAAGGCATTTGTGTCGCCGGAGATGCCTCGGATTGCGTCCTGGAAAATCCTTCCGGTGATGATATATGCGATAAGCACGTTACCGGCGGCGAGTAGAATGGCGTTTGCGAATTgagcaaaaaagaaaaagggaaatcAGCTTTATGTAATCAATTATCATTACATGCTGTGTAATGTCTGAATCTTTCAAATGAGGTAAGTTATCGACATATTTACAATCCAAATAGAAGTATAGAACTACTTGTGAACAAAGAGCGATTGAAATGTAGGTATAGTCTCAATGAATAacaatgaataaataaatttagtaATACGACTCAGTGACAAGGAAAAATCATGCTATTGTATTAGGTGTTCGCAATATAAATTTTGTAAGAGCATTCCCAATAGAGATAGATTTATCCTTTCGTAAAGAACAATATATATAAAGTTTTTGTTTGCTCATTTATGCTTGCACTAATAGCTCAGCTGATCTTTAAGGTGGTAATTGGGTTTGAGGTCTCAGGTTCAAATCGATTATATTGATTTACCCACACGCTACTGTATCGGGCTTGAGAGTGGGGCGCTAGGGCGAGGGAATTgtcttttgttttctttggtATATATAATGACAATTGCACTAGACAACGAGTtatgatcatatgataacccctaaatcatGTAATAACCCTATagccaaatctgaaccacacatattttctaatcttgtgattgagattcaaacttagatttacttcataaaaaaaaacacggggtaaatatgtcattttcctcatttaatttctgaatttcgccaaatatcacgtaaaatgataaaatgatatatgttaggtttattgcatagaatgatagttttgccggatagaatgatactctgagttgataaaatgataatatgtcatttccctcatttaatttctgaatttcgccaaatatcacgtaaaatgataaaatgatatatgttaggtgtattgcatagaatgatagttttgccggatagaatgatactctgagttgataaaatgatactttttgactgactgataaaatgataaaatgatatatgttaggtttattgcatagaatgatagttttgccggatagaatgatacttttgactgataaaatgatacttaaataagattttatgtatttaaatgagcgaaatttgtatatcatgggaaataagattttacgtataactgaacctcatacatacatgtaactgaacctcatacatctgtatatcatgggaaataagattttacgtatttaaatgagcgaaatttggatacgtaaattttatcatgagcgaaattcagaaattaaataagcgaaatgacatatttaccctctgcgccttttttatgaatgaaagctaagtttgaatctagaccacatgattttaaaaatgtgtggtccagatttaattatagggttattacggaaattggggttatcattataatgcacgaTGTACTAGACAAGGTCGATATGAATGCATAAATGTACAAAGAGTTAATgtaataatagtactaattcACTTAGCACATGAAATGGTCGGAAAGCACAAATTAGAAAGAATCCAAcccacaaagaaaaaaatgaatggaCATAAAAAGAGTAGTCAAACACAAACATGTCTCAACTATGTGATATTATGTCTTTCTTAACTCGTAGTTGTGGTCCCATCGACCCATATATTGACTTGCTACTATCATTCTATCTTTATGAAGATAATACATCaattcttaattaattatcaataaaaaatactattaaatataaatagagAATTAGATAGAATACACATTAGTGTGCTCACCAATAAACGATAGGCATCCTATATAAATTGCATATGATCGATCCACTtagtttatataattttttaaaacccttTGAATAGCTCTTGTGGTATTTCAAGGGATAGCATTAACCCGTGACTAAGTGTTCATCACTTCATATATGATGGGGGTGTTGGAATGAAGAGAATATGTGTGTTTGAAGGAATATTAGAGTCTATTCaagaaaagaagaaataaaTTTAGATCAATCAAAGATAATCAAgacataaataaattatttattttccttgTTAATACATAGTTGATCTTTATATAAAGAGTTTTAATATTAGAGTTGTTTAACAAGAGTATAATACAATGTAGTCATTACggtattttattttctgcattacTCTTCTATTTTTAGCATTCTACATTCTATCATAAACTAATACTAGTATGATTTGTAACAAAGTGAtgtttattcaattttatatactactattaattacaATAATATTAGTTTATCTGAAACAAcgtgatttttttgttgtatcAGTGTAACTTTAACTACCGTAGAATAATtgcaaaaaattataattttatattttatttcaaaagttacGAGATCCacattcatttttgagttgtctTAAACTAGTTGAGTCATTTACGCTTTAACAAAAATCTTAATGCATTAACTTTTAATTTCCGTTTCGATTTGAACTCTCCTactttatcttatttttattttcacatttattttttaaataaatctaattaggttgtttctcttttatagagatatccttaaatgttttatgttacactttcgatgtaggacaaaaccattcttggttgtttctcttttatagagacatccttgaatgttttatgtttcactttcgatgtgggacaaaatcattcttggttgtttctcttttatagagacatccttgaatgttttatgtttcaccttcgatgtgggataaaatatgttgaagtattttcttttataactacatgtttaaagcattcattcatctttttccaatgtgggatacaaaactttcttttgacttctacttttcttcatgtttagtatgatatatatataaacaaaattattattcaaatatattcttgattgataaaaataaagaattattgagaaatatgatttgtatatagaaaatatttatttgtataataattattgttaggtttatacaatttgtataagaattattctttcaatgtgtataatattatttattagttaacatatacataaatttataaacataagcaaatcattaatgataaagaactaatgaataatagtttatgtaataatatttgttgttaaattataataatagaagatagagtattaatatagacgaagaATGATGGACGATCTATTATAAACTTGcaaataatgacttttatcccacattgaaagaaagagtaacacatccaagaatttgtaactataaaagagaataatgcaATATACTCtcttccaaattaaatcaaatccaatatactctcatccaagtattggcattttaaaaatcaaatccaactttaagtacggagtaatttttttttactttttagtctttattatgtataaaatgtgcttaaacaaatttcaaacaataaggtgaaaattacaattttattgataataaatttaaataagactaaaaattacaacttataatgaatacattttatttataaaaattaataaacactacttcaagttaaaccttttgatttttaaaatatcaatacttaatattggacttaagcatttaaattggaagagagtgtattggattattcttttttatagttacacattcttggatgtgttactctttctttcaatgtgggataaaagtcattatttataagtatatgataaatcgtccatcattcttcgtctatattaatactctatcttctattattatatattaataacaaatattattacataaactattattcattagttatttatcattaatgatttgcttatgtttataaatttatgtatatgttaactaataaataatagtatacacattaaaagaataattcttatacaaattgtataaacctaacaataattattatacaaatcatatttctcaataattctttatttttatcaatcaagaatatatttgaataataattttgtttatatattatacaaaacatgaagaaaagtagaagacaaaagaaaattttgtatcccacattggaaaaagatgaatgaatgctctaaacatgtagttataaaagaaaatacttcaacatattttgtctcacatcgaaagtgaaatataaaacattcaaggatgtctctataaaaaaaaaggatgtctctataaaagagaaactaccaagaatgattttgtcccacatcgaaagtgaaacataacacattcaaggatgtctctataaaagagaaacaaccaagaatgactttgtcccacatcgaaagtgaaacataaaacattcaaggatgtctctataaaagagaaacaaccaagaatgatttcatAAATTAGCAaacccatcaaatatatatgggctattatgaatttcttgtattcatttatttgtaaaaattgtttttaaatataaaaatcaatttttataaataaataatttttttttaaatttcggttgaaccgccggttcatgaaccggaaccggcggttcaggcaaaaaaccggcggttttgaaccgcctcgtgaaccggcggttttttgaatcgaaaccggaaccgccgggacccttggtgggccggttccggttcatgcatatgatgaaccgtgaaccggcggttcatgaaccggaaccggcgattcggaaccgttgtgcatgcctactTATCATGAAAAAAGAGGTATTTTGGCTAGCCTGGTTCGGGCTGATTAAAAAACACGGACCATAAAGGTGAACTAATTAGGCTATCAAACGCATGGTGAGGGCGGACGCggaaaatattagtagtaggGGCTTCATTATACATTTGTCGCTACTAGTGACTTTAGTAATGAGCATTATAAGTTTTAAAGAAAAgtagtaaaataataaaaaaaagaaatagttaaATCCTGGAGGAAATCGGGTTTCTAGGCTAGTTTGCCTTtaagattacgtaaatgtactcattttgttatctattccataaatgggaaaaacgccaccctcgttggcgtgtttttaagtgaaaacgccacccttattggcgttttacaattaAGAACCGTATTTGGCGTCGTATTGCATGTACGTTGAAAAACGCCGACGTGGTTGGCGTTTTAATGAAAAACGCCTATGTAGTTGGCGTCTCCACCACCTAAAGACGCCTATGGAGTTGGCGACGATGAAAAATGCCAATCCCACTGGCGTGTTTCACAAAACGCCATCTCCGTCGGCGAGTCTATACAGAATGTTGCCTTCCGCCGTGGAAAAAAATGGCCAAAAATTCTCCCAAGTCCCAAGCTATACACGCCAATGGGATTGGCGTGTTTCAAATGGCCCATcttatgaaatatttttggagagagaaaagatttAGCTGAAAAAGTAGAGGGACTACAATTATGCAGCTACTAGCATTTATTACTATAtccttggagagagaaaagatttaactgaaaaagtaattaaaagcCTATAACTTACTAGAATAAAGTAAATCTTCTACTTTAAAAATGGCATATGATATACTACTGCAGTAGTTGATGTGTAGGGTTGCGTGGTGAGGGAGAAATGTTAGGTACCTAAGATTACgcttaaatttaatatatgaaaatataaattaaaataattaagcaTTTCTATATTTGATATGTGGACTACATGAGAAAATATTATAGCAATAATGATTTAACATTGGT
This portion of the Salvia splendens isolate huo1 chromosome 10, SspV2, whole genome shotgun sequence genome encodes:
- the LOC121753038 gene encoding triacylglycerol lipase SDP1-like, which codes for MDISNEARVDSFSIGPSTLFGRTVAFRVLFCNSMSHLRHQIFGVLLMYIYKFKNCLRDYLSPVISWLHPRNPQGILVMVTMIAFLLKRYTNVKMRAEMAYKRKFWRNMMRGANNYDEWAHAAKMIDKETLKMNESDLYDEELVRNKLQELRHRRQEGSLRDIIFCMRADLVRNLGNMCNPELHKGRLHVPKLIKEYIDEVTTQLRMVCDSDSEELLLEEKLAFMHETRHAFGRTALLLSGGASLGAFHVGVVKTLVEHKLLPRIIAGSSVGSIMCSVVATRSWPELQSFFEDSWHSIQFFDQMGGIFTVFKRVMTQGAVHEIRQLQVMLRHLTNNLTFQEAYDMTGRILGITVCSPRKHEPPRCLNYLTSPHVVIWSAVTASCAFPGLFEAQELMAKDRIGDIVPFHPPFQLGREEASDTSSRRWRDGSLEIDLPMMQLKELFNVNHFIVSQANPHIVPLLRLKELVRAYGGNFAAKLAHLAEMEVKHRCNQILELGFPLGGLAKLFAQDWEGDVTVVMPATLAQLSKIIQNPSYVELQKSANQGRRCTWEKLSTIKANCGIELALDECVAILNHMRRLKRSAERAAAAASSHSLPLPATVRFNASKRIPSWNVIARENSTGSLEEDLLAEAASSLHQGAGSSAGQASRNLRSYRYMHDGSDSESETADLNSWTRSGGPLMRTTSADQFVDFVQNLEIDTRMNRGAMGHMSSAVIQPAVRDQVHHGLRVTTPDRTSSDTEYDQNGSRTPTPVGSSSIMVAEGDLLQPERIQNGIVFNVVRKEVLTPSSRSIESPSEQNSSTHESVAECVQLDCPEKEMDATSISESGDDVREGICVAGDASDCVLENPSGDDICDKHVTGGE